In Pseudoalteromonas shioyasakiensis, one DNA window encodes the following:
- the ahpC gene encoding alkyl hydroperoxide reductase subunit C: MSTSLINTKLQPFNATAYHNGDFVELTEKDVLGKWSIFFFYPADFTFVCPTELGDVADFYEQLQEMGVEVYSVSTDTHFTHKAWHDTSDTIGKIKFPMIGDPTGRITRNFGVMIEDEGLALRGTFVMNPEGEIKVIETHDLGIGRSAKELVRKVQAAQYIANHDGEVCPASWQPGEETLAPSLDLVGKI, encoded by the coding sequence ATGAGCACTTCATTAATTAACACAAAACTACAACCATTCAATGCAACAGCTTACCACAACGGTGACTTTGTTGAGCTAACAGAAAAAGACGTGCTAGGTAAGTGGTCAATCTTCTTCTTCTACCCAGCTGACTTTACTTTTGTATGCCCTACTGAGCTAGGTGATGTTGCTGACTTCTACGAGCAACTACAAGAAATGGGTGTTGAAGTTTATTCAGTATCAACTGACACGCACTTCACTCACAAAGCATGGCACGATACGTCTGACACAATTGGTAAAATCAAATTCCCAATGATTGGTGACCCAACAGGTCGTATTACACGTAACTTCGGTGTGATGATCGAAGATGAAGGTCTTGCTCTTCGCGGTACATTTGTAATGAACCCTGAAGGCGAAATCAAAGTAATCGAAACTCACGACTTAGGCATCGGCCGTAGCGCGAAAGAGTTAGTACGTAAAGTACAAGCTGCACAGTACATTGCTAACCACGACGGTGAAGTATGTCCTGCATCATGGCAGCCAGGTGAAGAGACACTTGCTCCTTCACTAGATCTAGTTGGCAAAATCTAA
- a CDS encoding 2,4'-dihydroxyacetophenone dioxygenase family protein, which yields MALPDIINHQDFLLTIHTNDEKLIKNALPGVHIYPLMLDSENGVWVLRVLFEPGTVLPKHFHTGVVHLYTLAGSWHYTEYPDDLQVAGSYLFEPGGSIHQFQVPADNTELTDTFMVVMGSNINFDPDGNYMNIMDAGWIEQVVLAAAKEQGIEPKYIKPKSLYGFNK from the coding sequence ATGGCATTACCAGATATTATTAACCATCAAGATTTCTTACTGACTATTCATACCAATGATGAAAAACTAATTAAAAACGCCTTACCGGGCGTGCATATCTACCCACTCATGCTGGATTCTGAAAATGGAGTTTGGGTTTTACGTGTTTTATTTGAGCCGGGTACAGTTTTGCCAAAGCACTTTCATACTGGTGTTGTACATTTATATACCTTAGCAGGCAGCTGGCACTACACAGAATACCCAGACGATTTACAAGTGGCGGGCAGCTATTTGTTTGAACCAGGTGGTTCGATTCATCAATTTCAAGTGCCAGCAGACAACACTGAACTAACCGATACCTTTATGGTTGTTATGGGGTCTAACATTAACTTTGACCCAGATGGTAACTATATGAACATTATGGATGCAGGTTGGATTGAGCAAGTGGTGTTAGCAGCCGCAAAAGAGCAAGGAATTGAGCCTAAATACATTAAACCAAAGAGTTTATACGGTTTTAATAAGTAA
- a CDS encoding NAD-dependent epimerase/dehydratase family protein — MNYSKVFISGGNGFIGRTLARYFKAHGVDVCGIDLSPCEEFNIVAGNLNEPASWRSLMNDCDLVIHTAAIVSNAFNYKQTWQANVGWTKNLLDAAVAANTVKRFIHISSTAVYGSEWQTDIKEDAPLFPDGRAYNDSKMMSEHLSLSYHASKKLNVTIIRPGDVYGPGSRPWIAYPLQEIAKGTFMVPQGMFGPVYIDDLVKGIYQSAMSDDASGEIFNLSGPEQVTNQTYFNHLAQAQGKKHVTVVNLTLALKLTGFIEWCHHLVGKTTDINPSTMRMLSRKSAAYSNEKAQHIFGYKPEFTLQQGMQHALQWAYEQGLCKEKTQTNTAPVN; from the coding sequence ATGAACTACTCAAAAGTTTTTATAAGTGGGGGGAATGGCTTTATCGGCCGCACACTCGCTCGCTACTTTAAAGCGCATGGAGTAGATGTATGCGGCATTGATTTATCACCCTGTGAAGAATTTAATATTGTTGCGGGTAATTTGAATGAGCCAGCTAGTTGGCGCTCATTAATGAATGATTGTGATTTGGTTATTCATACTGCGGCAATTGTCTCAAATGCGTTTAATTATAAGCAAACATGGCAGGCAAATGTTGGTTGGACGAAAAACTTACTGGATGCAGCGGTGGCTGCAAACACTGTAAAACGTTTTATTCATATTTCGTCAACCGCTGTTTATGGCAGTGAATGGCAAACTGATATTAAAGAAGATGCGCCTTTGTTCCCTGATGGCAGAGCCTATAACGATTCGAAAATGATGAGCGAGCATTTATCGCTAAGCTATCACGCCAGTAAGAAACTCAATGTCACGATTATTCGCCCTGGCGATGTCTATGGCCCTGGTTCAAGACCGTGGATAGCTTACCCATTACAAGAGATCGCCAAAGGCACGTTTATGGTGCCACAGGGCATGTTTGGACCTGTTTATATTGATGATTTAGTCAAAGGTATTTACCAAAGTGCCATGAGTGACGATGCAAGCGGAGAGATTTTTAATCTATCTGGCCCTGAGCAAGTAACTAATCAAACCTATTTTAATCATTTAGCGCAAGCGCAAGGGAAAAAGCACGTCACGGTTGTGAATTTGACCTTAGCATTAAAATTAACAGGGTTTATTGAGTGGTGTCATCACCTTGTTGGTAAAACCACCGATATAAATCCGTCGACCATGCGCATGCTAAGTCGTAAAAGTGCGGCTTACAGTAATGAAAAGGCGCAGCATATTTTTGGTTATAAACCTGAATTTACCTTACAGCAAGGAATGCAACATGCGTTGCAGTGGGCCTATGAGCAAGGGCTTTGTAAAGAAAAGACGCAAACAAATACTGCTCCAGTAAATTAA
- a CDS encoding AraC family transcriptional regulator: MPRLTQAPDLIRVSALHGYIELIESKLVNPDALLSRVGLDRKQLQDANNFVQYQQLIQLLKITAKELNLPYFGLELGRWQSLNILGSVGYLMGNCDTLEMALKNLTKYYHVHQNSADLLLEVNQDYVKLSFFVRTSLNVSVYHGADLALSVGVNLLKQLTDDQIKLYRLELPHSCDENPSVYRQALGQVPVFNCAHTAVVFEKKYLKLPIKNSDKQLFSILSQQLGQLQDTKRENISDHVEVLIKQYLLHEEFGINLIAEKLSMSARSLQRHLTKHDTTFRELVDDVRCNLAHQYLTESSLSLSNISDILSFSNYSEFTRAFKRWYGIPPKDYRKSHSS, from the coding sequence ATGCCACGATTAACACAAGCACCTGACTTAATTAGAGTATCTGCTCTACACGGCTATATTGAACTGATCGAAAGTAAATTGGTGAACCCTGATGCACTTCTATCGCGCGTTGGTTTAGACAGAAAACAACTACAAGATGCCAATAACTTTGTGCAGTATCAGCAACTCATTCAGCTATTAAAAATCACCGCGAAAGAATTGAACCTGCCTTATTTCGGCTTAGAGCTAGGCCGTTGGCAAAGCTTAAATATTTTAGGTTCTGTTGGTTATTTGATGGGTAATTGCGACACCCTGGAGATGGCGCTAAAGAACTTAACTAAGTACTATCATGTACATCAAAATAGCGCTGATTTACTCCTTGAAGTAAACCAAGACTATGTAAAACTCTCGTTTTTTGTTCGCACTAGCCTAAATGTGAGTGTTTATCATGGTGCCGACTTAGCTTTAAGCGTTGGGGTCAATTTATTAAAGCAATTAACCGATGATCAAATAAAACTGTATCGTTTAGAGCTTCCCCATAGTTGCGATGAAAACCCGAGTGTTTATCGTCAAGCGCTAGGCCAAGTTCCAGTATTTAATTGTGCACACACAGCAGTTGTGTTTGAGAAAAAATACCTAAAGCTCCCTATAAAGAACTCAGATAAACAGTTGTTTTCTATACTTAGCCAACAGCTTGGGCAGCTTCAAGACACGAAACGAGAAAATATTTCAGATCATGTTGAAGTGCTGATCAAGCAATACTTACTCCACGAAGAATTTGGCATAAACCTCATAGCTGAGAAGCTATCAATGAGCGCTCGTAGCTTGCAGCGTCACTTAACAAAGCATGACACAACGTTTCGTGAATTAGTCGATGACGTACGCTGTAATCTAGCACATCAATATTTAACTGAATCTAGCCTCAGTTTGTCGAACATCTCAGATATCCTAAGTTTTTCTAATTACAGTGAATTTACTCGCGCTTTTAAGCGCTGGTATGGCATTCCACCAAAAGATTATCGTAAGTCACACTCGAGTTAA
- a CDS encoding SDR family NAD(P)-dependent oxidoreductase — protein sequence MLRRVFITGANTGVGFELAKQYISLGDDVALFDLHFSEQTKQSLIELANDEQYIEFFATHICDTEALQTQLNNAIAAIGKPDLAIFNCEISEQQNKKNSMACQHFAMLITPHLSMNGHLAITSALIDATKFTPQPSALILAKELRKKFKPNNIKISLICASKKHLDLANTADTANHILRSLDKQKLMVILGLQSKLTYIMSRYLPNWIMVSVIDRLIKQQLIRTTR from the coding sequence ATGTTAAGAAGAGTATTTATTACCGGTGCCAACACTGGCGTTGGGTTCGAATTGGCAAAGCAATATATTAGCCTTGGTGACGATGTCGCTTTATTCGACTTACATTTCAGCGAGCAAACCAAACAATCATTAATTGAGCTTGCTAATGATGAACAATACATTGAGTTTTTTGCTACGCATATCTGCGATACTGAAGCACTGCAAACCCAATTAAATAATGCAATTGCAGCGATAGGCAAACCTGATTTAGCGATTTTTAATTGCGAGATCAGTGAGCAGCAAAATAAAAAAAATAGTATGGCTTGTCAGCACTTTGCAATGCTAATAACACCACACTTAAGCATGAACGGCCACTTGGCAATTACATCAGCGCTTATTGATGCAACTAAATTTACGCCACAACCAAGCGCCTTGATTTTAGCCAAAGAGCTACGCAAGAAATTTAAGCCGAACAACATAAAAATCAGCTTAATTTGTGCAAGTAAAAAACATTTGGATTTGGCAAACACAGCCGATACTGCAAATCACATTTTGCGCAGCTTAGATAAACAAAAATTAATGGTGATCCTAGGCTTACAATCTAAACTAACCTATATCATGAGCCGTTACTTACCGAATTGGATAATGGTTTCAGTAATAGATCGCCTCATCAAACAACAACTAATAAGAACAACACGCTAA
- a CDS encoding AMP-binding protein — protein sequence MNTHDNLTQLIEHTCQTYADLFAYNSAGKTLTFSQVEQQSRYLAQWFQQQSGLVAGDRIAIQLPNIVDYPIVTYAAFRAGLIVVNTNPLYTAREMLHQFNDADVKAIVILDALTDKLATVINDTSIKTVIVAAAVAEPTLQEGQFSLNELIRQGERLAPLNAHQASRDDIAVLQYTGGTTGVAKAAMLSHGNILANAEQMNERFDDILMPGQETGICPLPLYHIYAFTVNMVGLFAMGQFNVLIPNPRDLDALVKQIEPFEINYFSGINTLFIGLCMHPGFKALNFSNLKMTVSGGAALTHAAADAWMSTTGCTITEGYGLSETSPVATLNDFKKEEIGSIGRPLSNTTVEIWDENDEPVPDGESGEIVVKGPQVMMGYWQRQDETDKCMKRGFFKTGDVGLKLPSGNYKIVDRLKDMIIVSGFNVYPNEVENVLCQHPAICEAAVIGAKDEKTGERVCAYITLKDQVNEQQVTDYCRENLSAYKVPKSIIFMEQLPKSTVGKILRRELRQ from the coding sequence ATGAACACACATGACAACCTCACGCAATTGATTGAGCATACGTGTCAGACTTATGCCGATCTTTTTGCCTATAACAGTGCAGGTAAAACACTTACTTTTTCTCAAGTAGAACAACAGTCTCGCTATCTGGCACAATGGTTTCAACAGCAAAGCGGTCTTGTTGCAGGGGACAGAATTGCTATTCAACTACCTAATATTGTTGATTACCCTATCGTTACCTATGCAGCATTTCGTGCAGGATTAATCGTAGTCAATACCAACCCGCTTTATACTGCCCGTGAAATGCTACACCAGTTTAATGATGCAGATGTTAAAGCCATTGTTATTCTTGACGCCCTTACCGATAAATTAGCAACGGTTATCAATGACACGTCTATCAAAACCGTTATTGTTGCAGCGGCTGTTGCTGAGCCAACACTGCAAGAGGGTCAATTTTCTTTAAACGAACTCATTCGCCAAGGTGAAAGACTCGCCCCTCTTAACGCTCATCAAGCAAGTCGTGACGATATTGCGGTTTTACAATACACCGGCGGTACCACAGGAGTTGCTAAAGCTGCGATGCTTAGTCATGGCAACATCTTAGCCAATGCCGAGCAAATGAATGAGCGCTTTGACGATATTTTAATGCCAGGTCAAGAAACCGGTATTTGCCCGCTTCCGCTTTATCATATTTACGCCTTTACGGTGAACATGGTGGGCCTTTTTGCCATGGGGCAATTTAATGTGCTGATCCCAAACCCTCGTGATTTAGATGCGTTAGTTAAACAAATCGAACCATTTGAAATTAATTACTTTTCAGGGATTAACACCTTATTTATCGGCTTGTGTATGCATCCTGGTTTTAAAGCACTGAATTTTTCAAACTTAAAAATGACAGTCTCAGGGGGCGCAGCTCTAACACATGCTGCAGCTGATGCATGGATGAGCACCACAGGTTGTACAATCACAGAAGGCTATGGCTTATCAGAAACCTCGCCAGTTGCGACGTTAAACGACTTTAAAAAAGAAGAGATTGGCAGTATTGGCCGCCCATTATCAAACACCACAGTTGAGATTTGGGATGAAAACGACGAGCCTGTTCCCGACGGTGAATCTGGCGAGATAGTTGTTAAAGGGCCACAGGTGATGATGGGCTACTGGCAGCGCCAAGACGAAACCGACAAATGTATGAAACGTGGTTTTTTCAAAACCGGTGATGTAGGTCTAAAACTACCAAGTGGTAATTACAAAATTGTAGACCGTTTAAAAGACATGATTATTGTTTCTGGCTTTAACGTGTACCCTAACGAAGTTGAAAACGTACTTTGTCAGCACCCAGCTATCTGCGAGGCGGCTGTTATTGGTGCAAAAGACGAAAAAACTGGTGAGCGTGTCTGTGCCTATATTACTTTAAAAGACCAGGTTAATGAGCAGCAAGTGACTGATTATTGCCGCGAAAACCTAAGTGCTTATAAAGTGCCTAAATCAATCATTTTTATGGAGCAATTACCTAAATCGACGGTTGGCAAAATTCTTCGTCGAGAATTACGCCAATAA
- a CDS encoding DUF3429 domain-containing protein codes for MEKFINHIQLGYLGLLPFLGCVGWPLIAGSSAVNLDFFTFYSIAILAFMAGNLWHAGQQTHADAIKAIIPILPIGFLSFLPTPWALGWLAASFWLVLLFEKTSPQWQTYHVDYQKMRFVLTSVVFVCHIFVIGMSIYPE; via the coding sequence ATGGAAAAGTTTATTAATCACATTCAACTCGGTTACTTAGGTTTACTACCGTTTTTAGGCTGCGTAGGCTGGCCACTTATCGCAGGCAGTAGCGCAGTTAATTTAGACTTTTTCACTTTTTATAGCATCGCTATTTTAGCCTTTATGGCTGGTAATTTATGGCATGCAGGCCAGCAAACGCATGCTGATGCTATAAAAGCGATTATTCCTATCTTACCGATTGGCTTTTTAAGTTTTCTGCCAACACCATGGGCTCTTGGTTGGTTAGCGGCAAGTTTTTGGCTTGTATTATTATTCGAGAAAACTTCACCGCAGTGGCAAACCTATCACGTTGATTATCAAAAAATGCGTTTCGTTTTAACGTCTGTGGTGTTTGTATGCCACATATTTGTTATTGGAATGAGCATCTATCCTGAGTAG